The Streptomyces sp. NBC_00569 genomic sequence GCTCGGCCGCACGGCGGGCGAGACCCCCTCCGCCCAGGGCACACCCGCCATCGTCGTCGCCAGCCGCGGCGGCTCCTACGCGCCGGGCACCCCGCGCGAGAACTACGAGTTCGTACAGAACTACCTGGAGGCCGTCTTCACCGGCACCCTCGGCCTGGACCTCGACTTCATCGTCCCGGAACTCACGATGGCACCCCGCAACCCGGCCATGTCCGAACTGGTCCCCCTCTACGAGGCTTCCCGCCGGCGCGCATTCGAGGACGCGACCGCCAAGGCCAAGGAACTCGCGGAGCGCCTCGCCGCGTAACCCCCGGCCCCGTGGACGCCGTGCGGCGGCCCACCCAGGGCGTCACACGGCGCCCTGGGTGCCTGAACCTCTCCGACGGTGAGGGCGACGCCTCGACGCGGGGCCGGCCGCGGCGGTGCTTACGCGCCCCCGCCCTCGGGATAGGCGATCCGCGTCAGCAGATCTGTCAGCTGCGCGGACTCGCCGGGCCCCAGTTCGAGGACCAGGCGCTCGGCCAGTGGTTCCGCCGCCGCGTGGGCCGCGTCGAAAAGTTCGAGCCCCTGAGGCGTGATCTCCACCGCCCGCGCCCGCCGGTCCCCCGGAACGGCCTTGCGCACCGCCAGCCCCTTGCGCTCCAGGTCGTCCACGACCCGCATGATTCCGGCCTTGTCCGACCCCGTCGCAGCCGCCAGATCCCGCTGCACCATGGGCCCGTGGTTGACCACCTCGACCAGCACGGCGAAATGCCTCAGCTCGATGCCGAGCGGCCTGAGCGCCTCGGTCATCACCGTGGCCGCGCGCCAGTGCGCCCGGCGCAGCAGCAGACCGAGAGCGAAGGGGGACGTGTCCCCAGGGCGATCAGTCGCCCGCGCGGCGGCGTCTTGGTGAGGAACGTCAGCGGCCATGAACACAAAATACCAGCCATATGCTCACTCGATATGGTCTCGCCTGCAACCAAGCACGCCACGTCGACGAAGACGGCCAGGCGCCTTCGCGTCATCTGTCCGACGGCACCCGGCGTCCGAGCGGAGCCGGGTGCTGTCGGCGTCTGCGGGCCGCTCGGGTAGCGTCCCCCGGATGGACCACTCGCGTCGCCCCCGCATCCTCTACGTCACCGACCTCGCGTACCCGGCCCGTGGCCGCCGCTACTGCGACGAGGACATAGCCCTCTCGGCGCGGCTGCGCGAGCAGTTCGACGTGGCGCTGTGCCATCCGCTGGACGCGGCCGCGCTGATGGACGGCTTCGACGCGGTCGTCGTGCGCAACAGCGGGCCCGTGCTGCACTACCAGGCCGCCTACGACGCGTTCCGTGAGCAGGCGCTCGCGCGCGGGGTGCGGGTCTACAACGCGCTGTCGGGGAAGGCCGACATGGCGGGCAAGGGCTATCTGCTCGACCTGACCACGGCCGGGTATCCCGTCATCCCGACCGTCGCCCGCGCCGCCGATCTCCCTCTGCTGCCCGAGGCGGACGAGTACGTGGTCAAGCCGCTGCTCGGCGCCGACTCCATCGGTCTCGAGTTCGTCGGCCGCGAGGCGCTGTCCGGCCTGGAGTTCGACGGCATCCTCGTCCAGCCGCGGATCCGCTTCCGGTACGAGGTGTCGTTCTACTTCGTCGACCGCACTCTCCAGTACGCCCTGTACGCGCCGCGGCCGGAGGAGCGGTGGGTCCTCGAACCGTACGAACCCACCGACGCCGACCGGGAGTTCGCGCAGAAGTTCGTCGACTGGAACACCATCGGTCACGGCATTCAGCGCGTGGACGCGTGCCGCACGCCGGAGGGCGAGCTGCTCCTGGTCGAGCTGGAGGACCTCAATCCGTATCTGTCCCTGGATCTGGTCGACGCGGGCACACGGGACACGTTCGTGGCGGCGATGGCGGACTCGCTGCGGGGGCTACTGGCCGACGGGGCCTGACGAAGACGGCCGGCTGAAACGGAGCTTGTCCTTCTCGCGGGCGCCCAGGCGCCGGTAGAAGCGGATCGCCCCGTCGTTCCAGACCGGCGTCTGCCACTGGATCTCGGCGATCCCGAGCGCTCGCGCCTCCGCGGCCACGGCGTCCATGAGGAGCGGTCCGAGGCCGAGTCCGCGGTGGCCGGGGCGGAGGTACAGGCAGTCCATGTGGAGGTACTCGCACCCGTCCCAGGTGGAGATCGCGGGCTCGCAGGTCGCGTAGCCGACGAGTGTGCCGTCGGCGGGCTCCGCGACCAGACAGCGCAGGCGGGGCGTGGCGGTGCTGAACAGGAGCGTGTGGAGCCGGTCGGCGAGGCCGGGTGCCGGCGGGTCCGCCTTCTCGTACGCGGCGTGTTCCGCGGCGAGCCGGGCCACTTCGGGCAGGTCGCCGGGGCGGGCGTGCCGCACGCTCACCTGTGCGTCGGTCACCGGGCGTCCTCCTTCGTGACGTCCGCGGACCAGGCGGCGAGGCGGTCGCGGAGGGGGCCTTCGCCGTCGAGGACATGGCGGGTGAACGCGGTGCGCTCGTGGGCGAGCACGGCCGCCTCCCAGACGCAGGGCGCGAGGCCGGTGCGGCCGGGCCGCAGCAGTTCCGGGTGGCCCGCGGGTCCGGTGAAGACCGCCAGGTCGGACATGTGGCCCTCGATCCAGGTGTGGACGAGGACGTAGTCCCCGTCTCCCCCCGCGTGCAGCAGGACCACGGCGAGGCCGAGCGAGCCCCGGACGGCGCCGAGCGCCAGGTGGGCGCCGACGAGCGGCATGACCGCGGCGACGTCCCGCTCCGTCACCGTGCGCCCCGGCGCCTCGACGGCGTACGACTTGACGAGGTGACCGCCGTGCTCACCGCTGCCCAACGGGCGTACGGCGCGCGCGTGGTGGCCGTCGGCGAGGGCGAGGAGCGCGTCCTGGTCGACGGCCACCGGGAGGGCCGGTGCGGCGGCTGTGTTCTCCGTGTGGTCGGGCATGGCCCCATCATGCAGGGCCGGGTGCTCAGGCGTCCGCCCTGTCACGCGGTCGCCGGGGCGCGAGGAACAGTGCGGCGAGCACCGAACCCGCGGCCACCAGGAGGGAGTTGACGAGTACGGCCGTGGAGACTCCGGACAGGACCGAGTCCGGACCGCTCGCCCCGCCCATGCGGGCCGTGGCGATCGCGCTCATCACCGGGATGCCCAGGGTGATGCCGACCTGCTGGGTCATGGTCGCGAGGCCGGTGGCGAGGCCCTGCTCCTCGTCGGGCAGCCCGGACGTGGCCGTCACCATGAAGCCGACGATCACCAGCATGTTGCCGACGCCCCCGACGAACGTGGCCGCGAGGAGCAGCCAGATCCAGACCCCCGACGTGCCGAGCGCCACCAGGGCGAGCGTGGCCACGGCCTGGACGGCGCCGCCGAGGACGATCGTGGTCCGGTTGCCGAGGCGTCCGACGGCGCGGCCGCCGAGCGTGCCGCCGATCACGGTGCCGAGTCCGAGGACGCCGAAGGCGAGCCCGGTCGCGAGCGGCGAGTAGCCGAGGACTTCCTGGAGGTAGAGCGTGAGCAGGAAGACGAGGGACGTCTCGGTGACGAAGGCGATGAGCCCGGCCGCGTTGCCCCAGATCACGGTGCGCCGCTTGAGGATGTGGAGCGGGACGAGGGGCGCGGCGGCCCGCTTCTCGACGAACCGGAAGGCGACGAGGAGCGCGGCTCCGGAGAGGAGCGCGACCAGGGTCGCGGGGGCGCCCCAGCCGGTCTCGCCGGCCTGCGTGAGCCCGTAGACGAGGAGCAGGAGTCCGCCGGTGACGGTCGCGGCGCCCGGTACGTCGAGGCGCGGGCGGCGGTCCGGGCGCGAGTCGGTGATGACGGACGGGGCGAGGACGAGGACGAGGGCCGCGACGGGGACGTTGACGAAGAAGGCCCAGCGCCAGGAGAGCAGGTCGGTGAGGAGCCCGCCGAGGATGGCGCCCGCGGTGAACCCTGCGGACATCAGGGCACCGTTGAGGCCGAGGGCGCGTTCGCGCAGCGGACCCTCCTTGAAGGCGGTGGTCAGGAGGGCGAGCCCGGCCGGGGTGACGGCCGCGGTCGCGAGCCCCTGCAACACCCTTGCCACGAGCAGGACTTCGGGCGAGGTGGCGAGGCCGCCCAGGAGGGAGGAGACGCCGAGGACCGCCATGCCGGCGAGGAACAGCCGCTTGCGGCCCACGAGGTCGGCCACGCGGCCGAAGAGGAGCGTGAACCCGGCGGCGGCGAGCGCGAACGACGTGGCGATCCACTGGAGACGGGAGAGCGGGAAGCCGAGCCCCTCGCCGACGACGGGCAGCGCGACGTTCAGGATCGAGAAGTCCACGGCGATCATGAACTGGGCGCCGAGGAGGAGGGTGAGGACGAGCTTCTGGCGGGCCGTCATGCGTGGGGACGGTGCGACGGCCGGGGCGGGGGCGGTGTGCGTGGGCGCCGACATGGAGGCACTCCTTAAATGGTTCTGCATTCCCGTTAAGGCACGCCAAACGTAGCAGAGCGGAGAGCCTTAAGGGAACCGTAGTCCCGTTACGTGGTGGCGAGCGCCTCGCGCATGGTGTCCCGCACCGTCTCCTGGCCCCGCCACGCCGACGCGTACGCGGACCTGTGGCGCGCGAGGTCCGCCCGCCGCTCCACGGACAGCACGGACCACCACACCCCGGCCGTGTTCAGCTCGCGCCGCGCAGGCGAGGTGCCGCCCCCGCCGTCGCGCTTCCACGCCGCGTCACGGAAGGCGCGGTCAGGGGTGGCGTACCGCTCGAGCCCTTGTCCACGACGCACTGCGACCAGGCCTTGAGCACGCGCCGCATCGGCTGGTCCTTCCTGGCCGCCTTCTCCAGGGCGACCCCGAACCCCCTCGGCCGGCTCGCGCCGACCCGTCCCTGTCCGGAGGCGAGCCGCTTCCGGATCCGAACTCCCGTCCGACTGACGGGCGGGCCGTGGGGACCTCAGCGGACCCGCCCACCGCCCCAGTGCCGCACCTCGGTGACGGCCTCGACCGGCAACGGCCCGTAGATGTGCGGGAATTCGTCGGCACCCGGCTCCGGCGCCTCGAACCGGACCGGCGCGGGCACCCGCTCGCTGTCGATGACCAGCACCACCAGCTCGTCGGGCCCGTCGTACGCGCCGTACAGGAAGTCGGCGACCCCCCGCAGCTGATGCGCCAGCGAGCAGTGGATGAAGCCCTCCTCGGCGAGGGTCCTGCCGCGTGTGGACATCTCGTAGGCGCCGGACGCGCGGGCCGCGTCCCACAGGGAGCGCTCGGTGATGTGCAGGAGTTCGGTCATGCGCACCAACCTACGAGCCGATCACTCGGGCCGGTACCGCCCCTCGGCCGAAGCGGCCCGCCTCAGCCGAGCCGGGCCGCACGCAGCCGGAGGTAGCGCTGCTCCGGGCGGCTGAGCGTGCCGCCCGCCGCCTCCTGATAGGCCGCCCGCGCGGCGTCGCGGTCCCCGGCCAGCTCCAGGAGGTGGCCCCGGACGGCGGCGAGCCGGTGGTGCCCGCCGAGGGCGTCCGCCAGCTTGTCCGTCTCCGCCAGGCCCGCCGCGGGGCCGTGCACCATGGCGACGGCGACGGCCCGGCCGAGCGCGGCCATCGCCTCCCCCTCGGGCACGGCCAGCACGAGCAGGTCGTACAGGGCGAGGATCTGCGGCCAGTCGGTGTCCTCGGCGCTCGCCGCCTCGTCGTGCAACGCGGCGATGGCCGCCTGGAGTTGATACGGGCCGACCGGTCCGCGCGGGAGGGCGAGGGCGACCAGCGCGACGCCCTCGTCGATCTCGGCGCGGTCCCACAGGGCGCGGTCCTGTTCGTCGAGGCGGACCAGTTCGCCCGCCGCGTCGGTGCGGGCGGCGCGGCGCGCGTCGGTCAGCAGCATGAGGGCGAGCAGCCCCGCGACCTCGCTGTCGCCGGGCAGCAGCGCCCGCACGGCCCGGGTCAGCCGGATCGCCTCGCGGGCCAGGTCGGCGCGCTGCAACTGGGGCCCCGACGTGGCCGTATACCCCTCGTTGAAGATCAGGTAGAGGATCTGGAGCACGGCGGGCAGCCGCTCCCGCCAGTCCTCGGGCAGGCGGAACCGCACGCCTCGTACGCGCTGCTTGGCGCGGCTGATGCGCTGCGCCATCGTCGGCTCGGGGACCAGGTGGGCGCGGGCGATCTCGGCGGTCGTGAGGCCGCCGACGGCGCGCAGGGTGAGGGCGACCTGGGCGGCGGGCGTCAGATCGGGGTGGCAGCACAGGTGGAGCAGGGTGAGGGTGTCGTCCTCGGAGGGGGCACGGCTCTCGCCGGGCGGCGGGGCCGTGAACGCGTCGCGCGGGGTGAGCGCGGCGTCCGCCTCCTCACGCCTGCGCCGCGCGTCGTCACTGCGCAGAGCGTCGACGAGGCGGCGCGAGGCGACCTTGATGAGCCAACCGCGCGGATTGTCGGGCACCCCGGCTTCGGGCCACTGGCGTGCGGCGGCGAGCAGCGCCTCCTGGACGGCGTCCTCGGCCGCGTCGAAGTGTCCGTAGCGGCGGACCAGCGCGCCGAGGACCTGCGGCGCGTGGCGGCGCAGCAGGTCCTCGGTCGACGCGGTCAGCAAAGGTCGCCACCGCTGTCCAGGATGGGGCGGATCACGACGGGGCGGGCGGGCGCGCCCGCGGGGGCGGGGCACTCGGCCACGCGCTCGGCGATCTCGGTGACGCGGTCGAGGTTCTCGCACTCGAGGATCCAGAAACCGGCGAGCAGCTCCTTCGTCTCCCCGTAGGGGCCGTCACTGATGACGGGCCGCCCCTGCGCGTCCGGCGTGACGAACCGGGTCTTCGCGGGCTCCGCCAGACCTTCACCGGCGAGCATCTCGCCGGTCTCGGCGAGGTCGTCGTT encodes the following:
- a CDS encoding GNAT family N-acetyltransferase — its product is MTDAQVSVRHARPGDLPEVARLAAEHAAYEKADPPAPGLADRLHTLLFSTATPRLRCLVAEPADGTLVGYATCEPAISTWDGCEYLHMDCLYLRPGHRGLGLGPLLMDAVAAEARALGIAEIQWQTPVWNDGAIRFYRRLGAREKDKLRFSRPSSSGPVGQ
- a CDS encoding MarR family winged helix-turn-helix transcriptional regulator, which codes for MAADVPHQDAAARATDRPGDTSPFALGLLLRRAHWRAATVMTEALRPLGIELRHFAVLVEVVNHGPMVQRDLAAATGSDKAGIMRVVDDLERKGLAVRKAVPGDRRARAVEITPQGLELFDAAHAAAEPLAERLVLELGPGESAQLTDLLTRIAYPEGGGA
- a CDS encoding YciI family protein; translation: MKYLMMVTGTQLDYEAMAGKASEGNPAWGEKDIQTMFAHMQKINDDLAETGEMLAGEGLAEPAKTRFVTPDAQGRPVISDGPYGETKELLAGFWILECENLDRVTEIAERVAECPAPAGAPARPVVIRPILDSGGDLC
- a CDS encoding MFS transporter, with the protein product MSAPTHTAPAPAVAPSPRMTARQKLVLTLLLGAQFMIAVDFSILNVALPVVGEGLGFPLSRLQWIATSFALAAAGFTLLFGRVADLVGRKRLFLAGMAVLGVSSLLGGLATSPEVLLVARVLQGLATAAVTPAGLALLTTAFKEGPLRERALGLNGALMSAGFTAGAILGGLLTDLLSWRWAFFVNVPVAALVLVLAPSVITDSRPDRRPRLDVPGAATVTGGLLLLVYGLTQAGETGWGAPATLVALLSGAALLVAFRFVEKRAAAPLVPLHILKRRTVIWGNAAGLIAFVTETSLVFLLTLYLQEVLGYSPLATGLAFGVLGLGTVIGGTLGGRAVGRLGNRTTIVLGGAVQAVATLALVALGTSGVWIWLLLAATFVGGVGNMLVIVGFMVTATSGLPDEEQGLATGLATMTQQVGITLGIPVMSAIATARMGGASGPDSVLSGVSTAVLVNSLLVAAGSVLAALFLAPRRPRDRADA
- a CDS encoding DUF952 domain-containing protein, yielding MTELLHITERSLWDAARASGAYEMSTRGRTLAEEGFIHCSLAHQLRGVADFLYGAYDGPDELVVLVIDSERVPAPVRFEAPEPGADEFPHIYGPLPVEAVTEVRHWGGGRVR
- a CDS encoding RNA polymerase sigma factor, producing MLTASTEDLLRRHAPQVLGALVRRYGHFDAAEDAVQEALLAAARQWPEAGVPDNPRGWLIKVASRRLVDALRSDDARRRREEADAALTPRDAFTAPPPGESRAPSEDDTLTLLHLCCHPDLTPAAQVALTLRAVGGLTTAEIARAHLVPEPTMAQRISRAKQRVRGVRFRLPEDWRERLPAVLQILYLIFNEGYTATSGPQLQRADLAREAIRLTRAVRALLPGDSEVAGLLALMLLTDARRAARTDAAGELVRLDEQDRALWDRAEIDEGVALVALALPRGPVGPYQLQAAIAALHDEAASAEDTDWPQILALYDLLVLAVPEGEAMAALGRAVAVAMVHGPAAGLAETDKLADALGGHHRLAAVRGHLLELAGDRDAARAAYQEAAGGTLSRPEQRYLRLRAARLG